A segment of the Luteitalea sp. genome:
CCGCACACTGGCGGCTTCCGTTTCGAGCGCACCGAGGTTACGTCGGGAGGGAGTGTACGTCGTGTTTATAGTGACCCGTGCCACGACATCTTCACTCCTGCCGCAAGGCTGACGGACGCGCGTACGAGCACCCGGTACCGTCGCTCACACCTTTGTCGCGCGCGTGATCAGGTAATCCTGCCGAACGAGATTGTCTTCGAAGTACCCTGCAATGAGCTCGTCGAGCTCTCGCCGGAATGTTGCGAGTCGGGCGGGATCTGCCGCCGTCAACGATTCGACCAACTTCATCACCTGGCCAGAGGTGCGCTCCAGCATCGCCCGCATGTGCTGCGGGCTCAGCGCCGGCACCGGCATGCGGGCGCGATCGAACGTGACGTCCGCGACGCCGGCACCGAGACGCTCGCGGATGACGCTCGGATCGCCCCACAATGCCGGCGATACGACACCGGCCGGCGGCTCGGGCAAGTAGCGTCCAAGGAGCGCGATCAGCCGTCCGATGTAGAGCTCCGGCGGCCAGGTCGCGAACGCGATCGTCCCGCCCGGCTTCAAGACGCGCAGCAACTCACTCACGGCGACATCAGGCCTTGGTGCGAAGATGTGTCCGAATTGACTCAGGACGATGTCGAACGTCGCGTCGTCGAACGGCAGCTCTTCGACATCGCCTTGGCGCCACTCGATCTCGACGCTCGCGAGACGCGCGTTCTCACGCGCACGCTCGAGCAGCTCGGGCGTCAGATCGAGTCC
Coding sequences within it:
- a CDS encoding methyltransferase domain-containing protein translates to MSSSPEISPDALTQFKEAQKQSWVHFTALEALTTPAAAVLVKRAQVAAGRRVLDVACGTGVVAVTAARLGAHVTGLDLTPELLERARENARLASVEIEWRQGDVEELPFDDATFDIVLSQFGHIFAPRPDVAVSELLRVLKPGGTIAFATWPPELYIGRLIALLGRYLPEPPAGVVSPALWGDPSVIRERLGAGVADVTFDRARMPVPALSPQHMRAMLERTSGQVMKLVESLTAADPARLATFRRELDELIAGYFEDNLVRQDYLITRATKV